A part of Liolophura sinensis isolate JHLJ2023 chromosome 1, CUHK_Ljap_v2, whole genome shotgun sequence genomic DNA contains:
- the LOC135481943 gene encoding dentin sialophosphoprotein-like: MKMASGDEDDDLEALRFAVLASMKPRVEDKDETSRDGGSDTEEDPELAALRAAALKTKGQNSSSNRIVQSPKFPQPIPQQNSAPIVTHHFSRGRGHGRARGRGRGLRGAGRGGMAPNTFRGGKAGSNLIVINTVPEEDPLSGTENRKQIPNSHKEISSNNVFLRPQDKWASSVSDSNSGTSSPNRSKVPNKFSRIDSSGSDDSDSESDFDELVPGEDVESDSEKEDDQLNVDISDKEGNECEDELGGEEVAGYENGQSSESESGDQTEKETEGSSDVNFQKSDNSESEEARTSNVSLNIGAGTDTNSNTEPGSERCRIVQFSHTDQSVKQQHSPEDSRAVVSPPKVQTNKVQSAENVVKPVSTGVSNVKSRLGLKPNIPKENESSEQSVCNVRHPVSEAMSPEEKQLFAARQKKFMEIMEVKDLKKTVSLKGIVPPKKPKQDARKELPKQYRHKRNRSRSNSRSPSGKVSSNHRKRERRKHKEAEAGSRVKGQRQASRDSVKLERKVRKSLSSDSDSDSDRRSASLSDSNSSDTEALTWRFKHTGKSARTERVSSGQATSVFERPRADIERERKQRQRLKRADNSRPEGRNRRNHTPERRPVRHSPSRHRRKRFVEEVSPERETRQSSVKTVVTSVVKVNSEPARSVKQAGIVKNRSRNAQVRSRSLSPRSESGSTSSSAEESGKKRDARSIIVSLRTKDGVEKEETTKDRGDAGPVKEDAENRISPVVNITFNSESSTKPKVSSRDRGSIHQRLGIPMRTKDPVDSRELDSGQRKRRRHVMEEDALDDKPLKFGIRKTDSSIRSRPVLGLAVHSSPVYTSKAKRLVRKDSDEAKEEEAVVKTNHLISVSPRDPDLPRRLSRDDKRKSEERSDSGASKKIKLKTSPENADLRSGGDTNSTKGRTPEEIQLDERIRKIHEKNQAILKRQREVIQDKKLYG, from the exons atgaaaatggcttCCGGGGACGAG gATGATGATTTGGAAGCCTTGCGTTTTGCCGTCCTGGCCTCCATGAAACCT AGGGTTGAAGATAAAGATGAAACATCAAGGGATGGAGGCAGTGACACTGAGGAGGACCCAGAGTTAGCTGCCCTTAGAGCTGCAGCACTGAAAACCAAGGGACAGAACTCCTCCAGTAACAGAATTGTACAAAGTCCAAAG TTTCCACAACCTATTCCTCAGCAAAACAGTGCACCAATAGTCACACACCATTTCTCACGAGGGAGAGGGCATGGCAGGGCCCGCGGACGAGGTCGGGGGTTACGTGGGGCAGGCCGTGGTGGCATGGCACCTAACACCTTTCGTGGGGGTAAAGCTGGCAGTAATCTGATCGTCATTAACACTGTCCCAGAAGAAGACCCTCTGTCAGGGACAGAGAACAGAAAACAGATCCCCAACTCCCATAAAGAAATATCCTCCAACAATGTGTTTCTGAGGCCTCAGGATAAATGGGCGAGCTCTGTCTCTGATAGCAACAGCGGGACATCATCCCCAAATAGATCCAAAG TTCCCAACAAATTCAGCCGTATTGATTCTAGTGGAAGTGATGATTCAGATAGCGAGTCTGATTTTGACGAGTTGGTGCCAGGAGAGGATGTTGAGAGTGATTCAGAGAAAGAGGACGATCAGTTGAACGTTGATATTTCAGATAAGGAAGGAAATGAATGTGAGGATGAACTGGGCGGAGAAGAAGTGGCAGGTTATGAAAATGGTCAAAGTTCAGAAAGTGAAAGTGGAGACCAAACTGAGAAAGAGACTGAGGGCAGTTCAGATGTGAATTTTCAGAAATCTGATAATTCAGAAAGTGAAGAAGCTAGAACTAGTAATGTTTCCTTAAACATTGGTGCAGGTACTGATACTAATAGTAATACAGAACCTGGCTCAGAACGTTGTCGAATTGTCCAGTTTTCTCATACAGATCAAAGTGTGAAACAGCAACACAGTCCTGAGGATTCTAGGGCTGTGGTTTCCCCACCTAAAGTACAGACAAATAAAGTACAGAGTGCAGAAAATGTGGTGAAACCTGTTAGTACAGGTGTGAGTAATGTGAAAAGTAGACTGGGACTAAAGCCAAATATtccaaaagaaaatgaaagttcaGAGCAAAGTGTGTGTAATGTCAGACATCCTGTAAGTGAAGCCATGTCCCCTGAGGAAAAACAGTTATTTGCTGCACGGCAGAAAAAATTCATGGAAATTATGGAAGTGAAAGACTTGAAGAAGACTGTTTCCTTAAAAGGTATTGTCCCGCCAAAAAAGCCTAAACAAGATGCTCGTAAAGAGCTACCAAAACAGTACAGACATAAGCGCAACCGGAGTAGATCTAACTCCAGGTCACCATCCGGAAAAGTGTCCTCCAACCACAGGAAAAGGGAGAGACGGAAACACAAGGAGGCTGAGGCAGGGTCAAGAGTCAAAGGTCAGCGACAGGCCTCCCGGGATTCTGTGAAGTTAGAGAGAAAGGTCAGGAAGTCTTTGAGCTCTGATAGTGACAGTGACTCGGACAGAAGGTCAGCATCATTGTCTGATAGTAACAGTAGTGACACAGAGGCTTTAACCTGGCGGTTCAAACATACAGGCAAGTCAGCTCGCACAGAACGGGTGTCCAGCGGGCAGGCGACTTCAGTGTTTGAACGACCCCGTGCAGATATTGAGAGGGAGAGAAAGCAGAGACAACGTCTGaaaagggcagataactccaGACCAGAAGGTAGAAACAGACGTAATCACACACCTGAGAGGCGCCCAGTTCGTCACAGCCCCAGTCGACACCGAAGGAAACGTTTTGTCGAGGAAGTGTCTCCTGAACGTGAGACGAGACAAAGCTCAGTGAAAACTGTGGTCACCAGCGTTGTCAAAGTGAACAGTGAACCTGCGAGGTCTGTGAAACAAGCTGGTATAGTAAAAAATAGGAGTAGGAATGCTCAAGTGAGATCGCGTTCTCTGTCCCCAAGGTCAGAAAGTGGTAGTACTTCAAGTAGTGCAGAGGAGTCAGGCAAAAAACGTGATGCTCGCAGTATTATTGTCTCCCTCAGGACTAAAGATGGTGTGGAGAAAGAAGAGACTACAAAAGACCGGGGTGATGCTGGTCCAGTGAAGGAAGATGCTGAGAACAGAATCAGTCCTGTTGTCAATATCACTTTTAATTCTG AATCTTCCACAAAGCCAAAAGTCTCATCACGGGATAGGGGATCAATTCACCAGCGGCTGGGGATTCCTATGAGAACTAAGGATCCCGTAGACAGTAGGGAACTGGATTCCGGGCAGCGTAAGCGACGGAGGCATGTGATGGAGGAAGATGCCCTCGATGATAAGCCACTCAAGTTTGGAATTCGCAAAACTGACAGTAGTATTAGATCAAGACCTGTGTTAGGCTTGGCTGTGCATTCAAGCCCTGTTTATACGAGTAAGGCCAAAAGACTTGTGAGAAAAGATTCTGATGAGGCCAAGGAAGAAGAAGCTGTGGTGAAAACAAACCACTTGATTAGTGTATCTCCCAGAGACCCTGATCTGCCCAGGAGACTGTCACGCGATGACAAGCGGAAGTCAGAAGAGAGGTCTGATTCAGGGGCCagcaagaaaatcaaattaaaaacctCCCCAGAGAATGCAGATTTGCGATCTGGTGGTGATACAAACAGTACAAaag GAAGGACCCCAGAGGAAATCCAGCTTGATGAGCGTATACGGAAAATCCATGAGAAGAATCAAGCTATTTTGAAGCGACAGAGAGAGGTTATACAGGACAAGAAACTGTATGGCTGA